From Synechococcales cyanobacterium T60_A2020_003, a single genomic window includes:
- a CDS encoding bifunctional diguanylate cyclase/phosphodiesterase, with translation MAESAFYSSETYLSFLNGLKDIVIAVDDQCRIIFTNTDADSWFKGKEQIFSSIDSASPYSVLDTSFRALPYDQLPLQRTLRGESLKNVELLVTSADSAAPIWVSISGGPLPQRGGIISIRDISKRKQMEADQLHPALCDDLTNLPNRNLFMEQVNRALSRFQVNPSSLMAILFIDLDRFKSVNDNLGHQIGNQLLQELGRRLRECLRPEDAIARLGGDEFAVLLDNIPTHAKATEVAERLRNTIAHPFHLQQQDIYIDASIGIAFGPNGYLHPEDWLRDADTAMYQVKNSPDEHWRVFDSALKIQQDQRIQTEAELRRAITNHELRLHYQPIVSISNEEILGFEALVRWQHPERGLLLPSSFIPIAEETGLIVPLGWWVLREACQQMKGWQTRMRNAQELSISINMSSKQFAQKYMVERLQEILQEIDYSPHQLTIEITESVLIDHSDSIVETLEQLQAMGIKLSIDDFGTGYSSLSYLHRFPFNTLKIDRSFIENADQDLEKLEILQSVVRLAWNLGVQVTAEGVETQKHYAQLKALRCDSAQGYLFARPLAPEDAEALIQSRS, from the coding sequence ATGGCCGAATCTGCATTCTACTCCTCTGAAACGTATTTAAGTTTTCTAAACGGATTGAAGGACATTGTGATCGCGGTAGATGACCAATGCCGAATTATTTTTACAAATACTGATGCTGATAGTTGGTTTAAAGGTAAAGAACAGATTTTTTCGTCTATAGATTCTGCGTCGCCGTACAGTGTGCTCGATACCAGTTTCCGTGCATTGCCCTACGACCAACTCCCTCTACAGCGAACTTTGCGCGGAGAGTCGTTGAAAAATGTGGAACTGCTAGTCACCTCTGCCGACTCTGCTGCCCCCATCTGGGTGTCGATCAGTGGTGGCCCTTTACCCCAGAGGGGAGGAATTATTTCCATCCGCGATATTTCGAAGCGCAAACAGATGGAGGCGGATCAGCTTCATCCAGCTCTCTGCGATGATCTGACCAATCTTCCAAACCGTAACTTATTCATGGAACAGGTCAATCGCGCGTTATCACGGTTCCAGGTAAACCCATCCTCTCTAATGGCTATTCTGTTTATTGATCTGGATCGATTTAAGTCCGTCAACGATAATCTAGGTCATCAGATTGGCAATCAGCTACTGCAGGAGTTAGGAAGACGCCTGAGGGAGTGTTTACGCCCCGAAGACGCGATCGCCCGCCTCGGTGGCGATGAGTTCGCTGTGTTATTGGACAATATTCCGACCCATGCCAAGGCTACTGAAGTGGCTGAACGGTTGCGGAATACGATCGCTCACCCATTTCATCTCCAACAGCAAGATATTTACATTGACGCCAGCATCGGTATTGCCTTTGGCCCCAACGGATATCTCCATCCTGAAGACTGGCTACGGGACGCAGATACCGCCATGTATCAGGTCAAAAACTCTCCCGACGAGCACTGGCGGGTATTTGATAGCGCCCTGAAAATCCAACAAGACCAACGGATCCAAACTGAAGCGGAGTTACGCCGCGCCATCACCAATCATGAATTGCGGTTACACTATCAGCCGATTGTGTCTATTAGTAATGAAGAGATACTGGGGTTTGAAGCCTTAGTCCGCTGGCAACATCCAGAAAGGGGACTGTTGTTGCCATCCTCGTTTATTCCCATTGCAGAGGAAACGGGTCTGATTGTTCCCCTCGGTTGGTGGGTGTTGCGGGAGGCGTGCCAGCAAATGAAGGGTTGGCAAACCAGGATGCGCAATGCTCAGGAACTTTCCATTAGCATCAACATGTCGAGCAAGCAGTTTGCTCAGAAATACATGGTAGAACGGTTGCAAGAGATTCTCCAGGAAATAGACTATTCTCCCCATCAACTGACCATTGAAATCACGGAAAGTGTTTTGATCGATCATTCTGACTCCATTGTGGAGACGCTTGAGCAGCTTCAGGCCATGGGCATTAAGCTATCCATTGATGATTTTGGCACGGGGTATTCATCCCTCAGCTACCTGCATCGGTTTCCATTTAATACCCTGAAGATTGATCGATCCTTTATTGAAAATGCGGATCAAGATCTCGAAAAATTAGAAATTTTACAATCCGTAGTACGGTTAGCCTGGAATTTAGGTGTGCAGGTGACAGCAGAAGGCGTGGAAACCCAAAAACACTATGCCCAACTCAAAGCCCTACGCTGCGATTCGGCGCAAGGATATCTGTTCGCAAGACCCCTAGCCCCTGAGGATGCAGAAGCACTCATTCAGTCTCGGAGTTAG